In Arthrobacter sp. SLBN-112, a genomic segment contains:
- a CDS encoding substrate-binding domain-containing protein → MISCLAQKVDAAVVWPHSVKPLTPEIEKIKDSGTPIVGMERTVATRDYDSWIYLDTEASARSLAEQVGKSMNGEGVVVETDGALGSSPQILRNEGFKKALNELYPNIKIEYTAPTDYSRGQGYKVALDYLQAHQDQKIGAWYSQYTEIGYGVNQALKDYNRADSVPQFSIVDGKTAVKAVQDGVFKALSPWNPVHGDVGIRVALYHVLGKPVEKDYLLEQPPVITKENAAEVLKSTWEG, encoded by the coding sequence TTGATTTCCTGCCTTGCCCAGAAGGTCGATGCTGCTGTGGTTTGGCCTCACTCCGTTAAACCCCTGACGCCTGAAATTGAAAAAATCAAGGACTCCGGAACGCCCATCGTTGGCATGGAACGAACCGTAGCCACGAGGGACTACGATTCGTGGATTTACCTTGATACCGAGGCGTCAGCCAGGAGCCTGGCCGAGCAGGTTGGAAAGTCCATGAATGGAGAAGGTGTTGTTGTAGAAACAGATGGCGCCCTCGGATCATCCCCTCAGATTCTTCGCAACGAAGGGTTCAAAAAGGCCCTCAATGAGCTGTATCCCAACATCAAAATCGAGTACACGGCACCCACTGACTACAGCCGGGGCCAGGGATACAAGGTGGCTCTGGACTACCTCCAGGCCCATCAGGACCAAAAGATCGGGGCCTGGTACTCCCAGTACACGGAAATTGGATACGGCGTCAACCAAGCCCTAAAGGATTACAACCGCGCCGACTCAGTCCCGCAGTTCTCAATAGTTGACGGCAAGACTGCAGTCAAGGCCGTCCAAGACGGCGTCTTCAAGGCGCTCTCCCCCTGGAACCCTGTGCACGGCGACGTCGGTATCCGTGTGGCGCTTTACCACGTCTTGGGCAAGCCCGTAGAGAAGGACTATCTCCTCGAGCAGCCTCCAGTTATCACCAAAGAGAACGCGGCAGAAGTCCTGAAGAGCACCTGGGAAGGATGA
- a CDS encoding sugar ABC transporter ATP-binding protein — protein sequence MAQDPSQPGIAPHAQEPILSLRGISKSYPGVKALADVNLDIHPGRGHALVGENGAGKSTLIKVIAGLVRPDAGEVLIDGQPVVLRTPSDALRHGIHLVPQEISLAEDRNIAENIFLGKLPHAGPFVQQRNLLTRSEALLARLGLEHIDPRSLLRDLRPAVKQMVMIARGISTGGRMFILDEPTATLTEPEVERLIAVVQQLEAEGSAVLYVSHRLPELQHVADSITVMRDGRSVARMPLAGTTEDDLVQAMVGRSVERFFDTQQERVIGEKVLEVEGLSRKGSFQDISLSLRAGEIVGLAGLVGAGRTEVARSLFGLDKADKGTVRIDGKEVKIRRPKDAIKAGLALVPEERKSQALVLNFPISHNIVLPHLKKMSTMSWLSRRRIRALCESVAEQVNIKAPSVATSVGSLSGGNQQKVVLGRWFCSDPRVYILDEPTRGIDVGAKAEIYQNIGRFTAKGAAALVISSELPELLGICDRVLVMRSGRLVGEISTAEASEQNILQLAIGATK from the coding sequence ATGGCTCAAGACCCATCACAACCGGGAATCGCACCTCACGCGCAGGAACCTATCCTGTCGTTGCGAGGCATCAGCAAGAGCTACCCCGGGGTGAAGGCCCTGGCTGACGTCAATCTGGACATCCACCCAGGCCGCGGACACGCCCTCGTAGGAGAAAACGGTGCTGGAAAGTCAACGCTGATCAAGGTCATCGCCGGTCTGGTCCGGCCTGACGCGGGCGAGGTCCTCATCGACGGTCAACCCGTTGTGTTGCGTACTCCATCCGACGCCCTTCGCCACGGCATACACCTCGTTCCCCAGGAAATCTCCTTGGCCGAGGACCGGAACATTGCCGAAAACATCTTCCTTGGCAAGCTCCCGCACGCCGGGCCCTTCGTTCAACAGCGTAATTTGCTGACCCGTTCGGAGGCGCTGCTTGCGCGGCTTGGTTTGGAACACATCGACCCGCGATCGCTGCTGCGTGACTTGAGGCCTGCTGTGAAACAGATGGTCATGATCGCACGGGGCATTTCCACGGGCGGTCGGATGTTTATCCTTGATGAACCTACGGCAACCCTGACTGAGCCCGAAGTTGAACGTCTCATCGCCGTGGTCCAGCAGTTGGAGGCAGAAGGTTCAGCCGTCCTCTATGTCAGCCACCGCCTCCCTGAGCTCCAACACGTGGCGGACAGCATCACGGTCATGCGGGACGGCCGGTCCGTGGCGCGGATGCCTCTCGCCGGCACGACCGAAGACGACCTCGTTCAGGCAATGGTGGGCAGGTCCGTTGAGCGGTTCTTTGACACCCAGCAAGAACGCGTCATCGGAGAAAAGGTCCTTGAAGTTGAGGGACTGTCGAGAAAAGGCAGTTTCCAGGACATCAGCCTGAGCCTGCGTGCAGGGGAAATCGTTGGCCTGGCCGGACTCGTAGGGGCAGGACGAACTGAGGTCGCACGTTCCCTGTTCGGCCTGGATAAGGCCGACAAGGGAACGGTCCGGATTGACGGGAAAGAAGTCAAGATCCGCAGGCCCAAGGATGCGATTAAGGCTGGTCTCGCCCTCGTGCCCGAGGAACGCAAGAGCCAAGCACTCGTACTCAACTTCCCGATTTCCCACAACATCGTGCTTCCGCACCTGAAGAAAATGAGCACGATGTCCTGGCTTTCGCGACGCAGGATCAGGGCACTTTGTGAATCAGTCGCGGAACAGGTGAATATCAAGGCCCCCAGCGTAGCCACCTCCGTGGGATCCCTGAGCGGCGGCAATCAACAGAAAGTGGTCCTTGGCCGCTGGTTCTGCTCTGATCCGCGCGTATACATTCTGGACGAGCCAACCCGCGGCATCGACGTCGGTGCGAAAGCAGAGATCTATCAGAACATTGGGCGGTTTACTGCCAAAGGTGCCGCCGCCTTGGTGATCTCATCCGAGCTCCCAGAACTGTTGGGCATCTGTGACCGCGTACTCGTGATGCGGTCAGGACGTCTCGTAGGCGAGATCTCAACCGCTGAAGCCAGCGAACAAAACATCCTTCAGCTCGCAATTGGAGCAACAAAATGA
- a CDS encoding ABC transporter permease: protein MTQTITPDTAGKNRASDSKRGSHTNDRFRRILSVSGMLPVLVLLILVGSILSPAFLTATNFSNVLRLGAVIGLLAVGQTLVVLSGRGGIDLSVAQVASASAVVGSLYQAWGLPAVLIAALITGVFFGVVNGVGVSYSNLQPFIVTLATMTMAKGVAFELTNASPLPVTAPGLSWFSTGLVLGIPVPIVILAVVVVVGQLGLSGTTFGRSLYAVGGNEEAAYGAGINVRGYRIGVYVISSVLSALAGVLGMAQLNTADPNFASGYELSAIAAVVVGGTLLAGGRGNIFGTLIGVVIMALVSNLLNLLNVNQWTNLMVTGLIIVIVVSLNRPADGEGRRERILKSLPLFGLLLLGAVTLYGVLK, encoded by the coding sequence ATGACACAGACCATAACACCCGATACGGCGGGCAAGAACCGCGCCAGTGACTCAAAGCGCGGGAGCCACACCAACGACCGTTTCCGTCGAATCCTCTCGGTAAGTGGAATGCTTCCGGTACTGGTGCTACTCATCCTCGTAGGTTCCATCTTGTCGCCCGCCTTTCTCACCGCGACAAACTTTTCCAATGTATTGCGCCTCGGTGCCGTGATCGGCCTGCTGGCAGTCGGGCAAACGCTGGTGGTGCTATCCGGCAGGGGCGGCATCGATCTCTCGGTTGCACAGGTCGCGTCAGCGTCTGCCGTTGTCGGCTCGTTGTACCAGGCGTGGGGTCTCCCGGCGGTCCTGATCGCCGCGCTGATCACCGGAGTATTCTTCGGAGTCGTCAATGGAGTTGGTGTCTCCTACTCGAACCTCCAGCCCTTCATCGTCACCTTGGCTACGATGACTATGGCGAAGGGCGTGGCCTTTGAATTAACCAACGCTTCACCGTTGCCGGTAACGGCCCCGGGGCTGTCTTGGTTCTCCACCGGTCTCGTCCTCGGCATCCCCGTGCCCATCGTCATCCTGGCCGTGGTGGTCGTCGTAGGACAACTGGGACTCAGCGGCACCACGTTTGGCCGCAGCCTTTACGCTGTCGGCGGCAATGAAGAGGCGGCCTACGGCGCAGGCATCAACGTCCGCGGTTACCGCATCGGCGTCTACGTCATTAGCAGCGTCCTTTCGGCCCTGGCCGGTGTACTCGGCATGGCGCAACTGAACACTGCAGACCCCAACTTCGCGAGCGGCTATGAGCTAAGCGCGATTGCGGCCGTCGTTGTCGGCGGGACGCTGTTGGCCGGCGGTCGCGGCAACATCTTCGGCACGCTCATCGGCGTCGTGATCATGGCCTTGGTTTCGAACCTGCTCAACCTGCTCAACGTCAACCAGTGGACAAACCTGATGGTAACGGGTCTGATCATCGTAATCGTCGTGTCGCTGAACCGCCCCGCTGACGGAGAGGGACGCCGAGAACGCATTTTGAAATCGCTGCCCCTCTTCGGGCTACTCCTCCTTGGAGCAGTAACTCTCTACGGCGTTCTCAAATAG
- a CDS encoding alpha/beta hydrolase: MLEVKDFAGAPVTHGRVSLNGTRIHYVVAGQGEPLVLLHGVPKSWYYWHRVIPMLSEHFTVIAPDIRGFGDSFRPQSGYDMETVSEDIIQLVDHLGFDKFGVVGEDWGACFAFAVAARYPERVTKLSFGESLLPGFGLEDWSHLSPENRALGRFLWHVSFFHVPDFPEMLISGKEAAFWSTWMKNETYDPAAITDDCVDEWARTSSAPGGLRAIFSVYRATWENIKFTQSVQEKGLPMPILTIGAEYFIAEEARNQMQHFSSNVEYVGFDCGHSLALERPVELAETLIKFFSPA, from the coding sequence ATGCTCGAGGTCAAAGACTTCGCTGGTGCACCTGTCACTCATGGGCGCGTCAGCCTGAATGGAACACGTATCCACTATGTGGTGGCCGGTCAGGGGGAACCGCTTGTCCTCCTGCACGGCGTGCCGAAGAGCTGGTACTACTGGCACCGCGTCATCCCGATGCTTAGTGAGCACTTCACCGTCATCGCCCCGGACATCCGGGGATTCGGCGACTCCTTCCGACCGCAAAGCGGTTATGACATGGAGACAGTATCCGAAGACATCATCCAGCTTGTCGACCATCTGGGCTTCGATAAGTTCGGTGTAGTCGGCGAAGACTGGGGGGCCTGCTTCGCCTTCGCAGTTGCCGCGAGATATCCCGAGCGGGTAACGAAACTGTCCTTTGGAGAGTCACTCCTCCCCGGGTTTGGCCTCGAAGACTGGTCCCACCTGAGCCCAGAAAACCGCGCTTTGGGCCGTTTCCTGTGGCACGTCAGCTTCTTCCACGTTCCCGACTTCCCGGAGATGTTGATTTCGGGGAAGGAGGCGGCATTCTGGTCCACCTGGATGAAGAACGAAACCTACGATCCGGCAGCCATCACGGATGACTGTGTTGATGAGTGGGCCAGGACGTCGTCGGCGCCCGGCGGTCTTCGAGCAATTTTCTCCGTCTATCGGGCCACGTGGGAGAACATCAAGTTCACGCAATCAGTTCAGGAAAAAGGACTACCCATGCCCATCCTCACGATCGGCGCGGAGTACTTCATCGCAGAGGAGGCTCGTAACCAGATGCAGCACTTCTCCAGCAACGTCGAGTACGTCGGGTTTGACTGCGGCCACAGCCTGGCGCTGGAGCGTCCGGTCGAGCTGGCCGAGACTCTGATCAAGTTCTTTTCGCCCGCCTAA